The following proteins are co-located in the Methanobacterium formicicum DSM 3637 genome:
- a CDS encoding glycosyltransferase family 39 protein, producing MSEKLKNPLFILTIITTAIAIILAAVQITRGVNYFDVFTYLNVALQYSGASSGGMTINSIPPLMPFLTSLIFRTGFISSSVIIMLDAIIFIFGVIGLYLLLKQRFNEIQSFTGCLIYISLPLVFSWAASGSIDVPAISFSIWTMYFMVKGIEQDSKYLSLVIPMFVVAIFTRYTTAILIIPLIFYFIVGTSFLQNVKTHLKQVIIPLFIIIPFLVYAYLKITYLASLILLVTNSLIFGKSFGVGDAAYNTDNLYYLHNILNYIAVGPINGSYYQILSPSQGSVSFLAIITTILVLCGLGIHIHTILKKKQEIMDGVDKWMILQLAILGILVIAAFISFFRAPYLLTDIIVLFICLLIYYLVGDVDGKNLRMDLFFLVWFLTFFIMHSVTTLKVDRYIITIAPALAYFIFLGLSVLIEKYKYKIKRESLRSWGLYLIMGMIFLTSTAVTFAGHTPNTCLIKYVEPTAHWLEDYDPQYQDKIIFSDYSPAVSWIMNKTVFTGVLRDYSDENEFSSMLINSGAEYYIDVLSETKPHLNGFRVIKETDLIRVYQRIH from the coding sequence GTGTCAGAAAAACTGAAAAACCCCCTGTTTATTCTCACCATAATCACCACAGCCATTGCCATTATCTTAGCTGCAGTGCAGATTACCAGGGGTGTGAATTACTTTGATGTTTTCACCTACCTCAATGTAGCCCTGCAGTACTCGGGAGCAAGCAGTGGGGGTATGACCATTAACTCCATACCACCATTGATGCCATTTTTAACTTCCCTAATTTTCAGGACTGGATTCATTTCCAGCAGTGTTATTATCATGTTAGATGCTATTATATTCATTTTTGGAGTCATTGGATTATACTTATTACTGAAACAGCGTTTCAATGAAATACAAAGCTTCACTGGATGTTTAATTTATATTTCACTCCCACTGGTATTTTCATGGGCAGCCAGTGGTTCCATAGACGTGCCAGCCATCTCATTCTCAATCTGGACCATGTACTTCATGGTTAAGGGCATTGAACAGGATTCAAAATATTTATCCCTGGTTATTCCCATGTTTGTAGTGGCCATATTCACCAGATACACCACTGCCATTTTAATAATCCCTTTAATATTCTATTTCATTGTGGGAACCAGTTTTCTGCAGAACGTGAAAACCCATTTGAAACAGGTGATTATCCCATTATTCATTATAATACCATTTTTAGTCTATGCTTACCTCAAAATCACTTATTTAGCGAGTTTAATTTTACTGGTTACCAATTCTTTAATATTTGGGAAATCTTTTGGTGTGGGTGATGCGGCCTACAATACAGATAACCTGTACTACTTACATAATATCCTGAATTACATTGCGGTTGGACCAATTAACGGAAGTTACTACCAGATATTAAGTCCCAGTCAGGGATCAGTATCGTTTCTAGCCATAATAACTACCATATTAGTTCTTTGTGGTCTTGGAATCCACATTCACACTATTTTAAAAAAGAAGCAAGAAATAATGGATGGTGTTGATAAATGGATGATTCTCCAATTGGCAATCCTGGGAATTTTAGTGATTGCAGCATTTATCAGCTTTTTTAGAGCACCTTATTTGTTAACAGATATCATTGTCCTTTTTATCTGTCTTTTGATCTACTATTTAGTGGGTGATGTTGATGGGAAAAACTTGAGAATGGATTTATTTTTCCTAGTGTGGTTTTTAACTTTCTTCATAATGCACAGTGTGACAACGTTAAAGGTGGACCGCTACATAATTACCATAGCCCCTGCCCTTGCCTACTTTATTTTCCTGGGATTGAGTGTCCTTATTGAAAAGTACAAATATAAAATTAAAAGGGAGTCCTTAAGGTCATGGGGATTGTATTTAATCATGGGTATGATATTTTTAACTTCAACTGCAGTCACCTTCGCAGGTCACACACCCAATACTTGCCTAATTAAGTACGTTGAACCCACTGCTCATTGGTTGGAGGATTACGATCCCCAATATCAGGATAAAATTATTTTTTCAGATTACAGTCCAGCAGTGTCCTGGATTATGAACAAAACTGTGTTTACAGGGGTTTTAAGAGATTACAGTGATGAAAATGAATTTTCTTCCATGTTAATTAATTCAGGTGCAGAATACTACATCGATGTTTTAAGTGAAACCAAACCCCATCTCAATGGTTTCCGTGTTATAAAAGAAACTGACCTGATTAGGGTGTATCAAAGAATCCATTAG
- a CDS encoding aconitase X catalytic domain-containing protein: MYLTREEEKMYAGEYGPAVEKSMEILVALGDIYGADGMVEIVSAQISGVSYKTIGEAGLEYLDDLASEGAQVQVPSTLNPAGVDLDQGKSLGFPEEFTRKQLLIVEAYRKMGISTTCTCTPYLVGNVPPLGSHIAWSESSAVCYANSVLGARTNREGGPGALSAAICGRTPNYGYHLDQARVPNLLVEVETPLSGSDYGALGYLVGKAVGNGVPYFKLLDKEQIKPQVNQLKALGAALASSGAVALYHVENTTPEYREVITHTGNLEKLTITRNDLDNTRDKLSTAQKPDLVCLGCPHASLDEIGEVALKLDGKKLANQLWVCTSISVKAAADRMGYTEMIEKAGGHVVCDTCMVVAPIEDMGFKVIGVDSAKAANYVPSMCGLDVVFDEWENLIAFKK, translated from the coding sequence ATGTATCTTACCCGAGAAGAGGAAAAAATGTACGCAGGCGAGTACGGTCCTGCTGTGGAAAAATCCATGGAAATCCTGGTTGCTCTGGGAGATATCTACGGAGCAGACGGTATGGTGGAGATAGTATCTGCCCAGATATCTGGAGTTTCCTATAAAACCATTGGTGAAGCAGGTTTAGAGTACCTGGATGACTTGGCCAGTGAAGGAGCCCAGGTACAGGTTCCCAGCACCCTCAACCCGGCAGGTGTGGATCTAGATCAAGGAAAAAGCCTTGGTTTTCCAGAAGAATTCACCAGAAAACAGTTACTAATTGTTGAAGCCTATCGTAAGATGGGAATCAGCACAACCTGCACCTGTACACCCTACCTGGTTGGTAACGTACCACCACTGGGCAGCCATATTGCCTGGTCAGAGTCTTCAGCTGTTTGTTATGCTAATTCCGTTCTAGGGGCACGTACAAATAGGGAAGGTGGCCCTGGAGCATTATCAGCCGCAATTTGTGGGAGAACACCCAACTATGGTTATCACCTGGACCAGGCTAGGGTTCCTAATTTACTGGTTGAAGTTGAAACCCCATTGTCTGGATCTGATTACGGTGCACTGGGATATCTGGTGGGTAAAGCTGTTGGAAATGGTGTGCCCTACTTCAAATTACTGGATAAAGAGCAGATAAAGCCACAGGTTAATCAGTTGAAAGCTCTGGGTGCTGCACTGGCATCTTCTGGAGCGGTGGCACTTTACCATGTGGAGAACACCACCCCAGAATACAGGGAAGTAATAACGCATACTGGAAATCTTGAAAAATTAACCATAACCCGGAACGACTTGGATAATACCCGGGATAAACTTTCCACTGCCCAAAAACCGGATCTAGTATGTTTAGGATGCCCCCATGCTTCATTAGATGAGATAGGAGAAGTTGCTCTTAAATTAGATGGTAAAAAATTGGCCAACCAGTTATGGGTGTGCACATCCATCTCAGTTAAAGCTGCAGCAGATAGAATGGGCTACACTGAAATGATAGAAAAAGCAGGTGGCCATGTGGTCTGTGACACTTGCATGGTGGTGGCACCAATAGAAGATATGGGCTTTAAAGTTATAGGTGTTGACTCGGCCAAGGCTGCTAACTACGTCCCCAGTATGTGCGGACTGGACGTGGTCTTTGATGAATGGGAAAATCTCATAGCCTTTAAAAAATAA
- a CDS encoding DHH family phosphoesterase — protein MTLKKQHYLLNRAEEACTLLKEHLDQDHVVRVISHNDADGISAAGVICNAISQEGGKFHVTMVPRLNEETLDRLSREKYKLFFFCDMGSGYVKRIGRLRGQAVIADHHQTMDSNGDDEESLVHVNPHLFGLDGTRDVSASGVTYLTVKPLEKVELTGLALVGAFGDMQYADGFTGVNQTILKEATESGVVTEHEDLKISSKDDPLYKALAHTFKPAIPGISGNLEKSQAFLEKIGISYGIKFTDLANEEKDFLTEHLTKMNPKVFDTVYSMPKEDPALRNLENYAEILDACGKNKNYAVGLSICLGERESAISQGVEFLSKYRDSLIRGISWISREGAQEMDYVQYLYTEDKENKKIMGTLASLGIDLNILTPEKPVITLSRMHNLVKISGRTTLEMTQRGVNLGFALEQAAKSFNGAGGGHNIAAGAVVPYKELENFKNLVNDIVSTQVT, from the coding sequence ATGACCCTCAAAAAGCAGCATTACTTGTTAAATAGAGCTGAAGAAGCTTGCACGCTCCTGAAGGAGCACCTTGATCAGGATCATGTGGTGAGAGTGATCTCCCACAATGATGCTGATGGTATATCGGCTGCAGGTGTTATCTGCAACGCCATCTCCCAGGAAGGTGGGAAATTCCATGTTACCATGGTCCCCCGCCTTAATGAGGAAACCCTGGATCGGCTTTCCAGGGAGAAATACAAACTTTTCTTTTTCTGTGACATGGGCAGTGGCTACGTGAAGAGGATTGGCCGGCTCAGGGGCCAGGCTGTAATCGCCGACCACCACCAGACCATGGACAGTAATGGAGATGATGAGGAAAGCCTGGTGCACGTGAACCCCCACCTGTTCGGACTGGACGGAACCCGGGATGTCAGTGCGTCTGGAGTGACTTATCTCACTGTGAAACCCCTTGAAAAAGTGGAACTAACAGGACTCGCCCTGGTTGGTGCTTTTGGGGATATGCAGTATGCTGATGGGTTTACTGGTGTGAACCAGACCATACTCAAAGAGGCAACTGAATCAGGAGTGGTTACAGAACACGAGGATCTGAAAATATCCTCCAAGGATGACCCGCTTTACAAAGCCCTGGCTCACACTTTCAAACCAGCAATCCCTGGAATCTCCGGAAATCTGGAGAAAAGTCAGGCTTTCCTGGAAAAGATAGGAATTTCTTACGGTATTAAATTCACGGATCTGGCCAATGAAGAGAAGGATTTCCTCACCGAGCACCTGACTAAAATGAATCCAAAGGTGTTTGACACCGTGTACAGCATGCCCAAAGAAGACCCTGCACTCCGCAATCTAGAAAACTACGCTGAAATCCTGGATGCATGTGGTAAAAACAAGAACTACGCTGTAGGTCTGAGTATCTGTCTAGGCGAACGGGAATCTGCCATAAGCCAAGGTGTGGAATTTTTAAGCAAATACCGGGACTCTCTGATTAGAGGTATAAGCTGGATTTCCCGAGAGGGTGCCCAGGAAATGGATTATGTTCAGTACCTTTACACTGAAGATAAGGAAAATAAAAAGATCATGGGGACTTTAGCCTCTTTAGGTATTGATCTTAATATTTTAACCCCTGAAAAACCGGTTATAACCCTGTCCCGAATGCACAACCTGGTTAAAATTTCAGGCCGCACCACACTGGAGATGACCCAGCGAGGAGTTAACCTGGGTTTTGCACTTGAACAGGCAGCTAAAAGTTTTAACGGTGCTGGTGGAGGACATAATATCGCTGCAGGCGCAGTGGTACCCTACAAGGAACTGGAAAACTTCAAAAACCTGGTAAATGATATTGTAAGTACACAGGTCACTTAA
- a CDS encoding 30S ribosomal protein S15: MAAKPDWVEYSTEEIEEIILKLRKEGKSTSVIGVILRDQYGIPDVKSVTDMKITKILEKHDQGEEYPEDLMNLIRKAVNIRDHLKENPKDLHTKRGLQLVESRIRRLVKYYTREGVLPEGWRYDPQKAALLVK, from the coding sequence ATGGCAGCAAAGCCTGATTGGGTTGAATATTCAACCGAAGAAATAGAAGAAATTATATTAAAACTTAGAAAAGAAGGAAAATCAACCAGTGTCATTGGAGTTATATTAAGGGATCAGTACGGAATTCCTGATGTTAAAAGTGTAACCGATATGAAGATAACCAAGATCCTGGAAAAACACGACCAGGGCGAAGAATACCCTGAGGATCTGATGAACCTCATCCGTAAGGCAGTTAACATCCGGGACCACCTTAAAGAAAACCCGAAGGACCTGCACACCAAAAGGGGTCTACAGTTAGTGGAATCCAGAATCAGGAGACTAGTAAAATACTACACCCGTGAAGGAGTCCTCCCTGAAGGATGGAGATATGACCCTCAAAAAGCAGCATTACTTGTTAAATAG
- a CDS encoding XTP/dITP diphosphatase: MPKTGHLPLTITFITGNQHKVKEAQGIFHQFDIQVEYIDLGYPEIQGELIDVARFGAKDAAMRLGRPVIVEDAGLFIKALKWFPGTYSSYVQDTLGNQGILKLMNSVEDRYAEFRSVIGYATPKTEPETFLGVVGGHIAHQEKGKHGFAYDPLFIPEGYNLTFGELTRDEKNEFSHRRRSLESFAQWYKDLINSE, from the coding sequence ATGCCAAAAACTGGACATCTTCCTTTGACCATAACCTTTATTACAGGTAACCAACACAAAGTAAAAGAAGCTCAAGGAATATTCCACCAGTTCGATATTCAGGTGGAATACATAGACCTTGGATACCCTGAAATACAGGGAGAGCTTATAGATGTGGCTCGCTTTGGTGCAAAAGATGCTGCCATGCGGCTGGGAAGACCAGTTATTGTTGAAGACGCGGGTCTTTTTATAAAAGCTCTTAAATGGTTTCCAGGTACCTATTCGTCATATGTGCAGGATACCCTGGGCAATCAAGGCATTTTAAAACTGATGAACAGTGTCGAAGACCGTTACGCTGAGTTCAGGTCGGTAATTGGATATGCAACACCCAAGACCGAGCCCGAGACTTTTTTAGGTGTAGTCGGTGGACATATAGCACATCAGGAAAAAGGAAAGCATGGTTTCGCTTACGATCCACTTTTCATACCAGAAGGATACAACCTGACCTTTGGTGAACTCACACGAGATGAGAAGAATGAATTCTCCCATCGCCGCAGGTCACTGGAAAGTTTCGCTCAATGGTATAAAGATCTCATAAACAGTGAATAA